The Crocosphaera subtropica ATCC 51142 genome includes a window with the following:
- a CDS encoding choice-of-anchor I family protein — translation MTLSKKLSNLIASSIILGSFFMFSQSAQGMKLSLNLLGTHETGIFDEGSAEIPAYDPLSGRVFVVNGFANELTVLDINNPRNPIALSPISLTGGGVNSVAVKNGVVAVAEQATIKTDPGMVSFYNTDGLFLNSVMVGALPDMLDFTPDGSKILVANEGEPNDDYTIDPEGSVSIIDISGGIGSLSQSNVITAGFQAFNNSRQQLIDAGVRIFGPDADNLTDPDAIATVARDLEPEYIAISEDSTTAWVALQENNALGVLDINSGTFTNIIPLGFKDYSLDGNSLDASNEDGTINLQTYDNLFGMYQPDAIATYTVNGQTYIVTANEGDSRDYDGFSEEARVADVVLDPDAFPNATELQQDSVLGRLNITTTLGDIDNDGDFDELYSYGARSFSIWDDEGNLVFDSGNQFEVLLAQLLPEYFNASNDNNTFDNRSDDKGPEPEAVTIGRIGDQIYAFIGLERIGGIMIYNITDPENPSFVNYTNNRNFTEDVMTSAAGDLGPEGVVFINPEDSPTNSPLLVVANEISGTTSVYGISKVPEPNAILGLMTVGLMGSFRLLKHRKKSN, via the coding sequence ATGACCCTTTCTAAAAAACTATCAAATCTGATTGCCTCATCGATTATTCTTGGTTCATTTTTCATGTTTTCCCAATCTGCACAGGGGATGAAACTCTCTTTGAATCTTTTGGGGACCCATGAAACCGGCATTTTTGATGAAGGTTCAGCAGAAATTCCAGCCTACGATCCCCTTAGTGGTAGAGTGTTTGTCGTCAATGGATTTGCCAATGAACTAACGGTTTTGGATATTAATAATCCGAGAAATCCTATTGCTTTATCTCCCATTAGTTTAACGGGAGGAGGGGTTAATAGTGTAGCGGTGAAAAATGGTGTTGTGGCCGTAGCAGAACAAGCAACCATCAAAACCGATCCAGGAATGGTGTCCTTTTATAACACCGATGGACTCTTTTTAAACAGTGTTATGGTGGGCGCTTTACCGGATATGTTGGACTTTACTCCAGATGGTAGCAAAATTTTAGTGGCCAACGAAGGAGAACCGAACGATGATTATACAATCGATCCAGAAGGTTCGGTCAGTATTATTGATATTAGTGGTGGCATTGGTTCTCTGAGTCAATCTAATGTCATTACAGCAGGTTTCCAAGCATTTAATAATAGTCGTCAGCAATTAATTGATGCAGGGGTTCGTATTTTTGGCCCCGATGCCGACAATCTTACTGATCCTGATGCTATTGCTACTGTAGCGCGAGACTTAGAACCCGAATACATTGCCATTTCAGAGGACTCAACCACTGCTTGGGTAGCGTTACAAGAAAACAATGCCTTAGGGGTTTTAGACATCAACAGTGGAACCTTTACCAATATTATTCCCCTTGGGTTTAAGGATTATTCTTTAGACGGTAATTCCTTGGATGCCAGTAACGAAGATGGAACCATTAATCTTCAAACCTATGATAATCTTTTCGGGATGTATCAACCCGATGCGATCGCTACTTACACCGTCAATGGTCAAACCTATATTGTGACGGCCAATGAAGGAGACTCAAGGGATTACGATGGATTTAGTGAAGAGGCCAGAGTTGCAGATGTTGTCCTCGATCCAGATGCTTTTCCTAATGCAACTGAACTTCAACAAGACTCAGTTTTAGGTCGTTTAAATATTACCACCACGTTAGGTGATATAGATAACGACGGAGACTTTGATGAACTCTATTCCTATGGGGCCCGTTCTTTTAGCATTTGGGATGATGAGGGTAACTTAGTTTTCGATAGTGGTAATCAATTTGAGGTTCTCTTAGCTCAACTTTTACCTGAATATTTTAATGCCAGTAATGATAACAATACCTTTGATAATCGTAGTGACGATAAAGGACCCGAACCCGAAGCCGTTACCATCGGGAGGATAGGTGATCAAATCTATGCCTTTATTGGCTTAGAACGGATTGGCGGGATCATGATTTATAACATCACCGATCCTGAGAATCCTTCTTTTGTGAACTATACCAATAATAGAAACTTTACTGAGGATGTCATGACTTCTGCGGCCGGAGATTTAGGGCCTGAAGGGGTCGTCTTTATTAATCCCGAAGACAGTCCCACCAATTCACCTTTATTAGTCGTTGCCAACGAAATTAGTGGAACAACCAGTGTTTATGGGATTTCTAAAGTCCCTGAACCCAATGCTATTTTAGGATTAATGACAGTAGGTTTGATGGGAAGTTTCCGACTGTTGAAACACCGCAAAAAATCTAATTAG
- a CDS encoding tetratricopeptide repeat protein produces the protein MNFLSSSSEYPHFNLLSIGQRGVGKTVFLAGSYAEMNQVSADENHQKIWFECENEEDKKTLNSILDYVKRTGEYPPPTLKMTNFDFILKQKNHKKAKTLCDFSWSDIPGEYCDFNHPDFQDLVLSSHSCCVFINGEKLVKDPTYIDELEGLVKQVMAIAILIDQKAIDYRFALIITQCDRLASGSMTRLQIEENLQFLTTRLEAADANYQRFYSGIPIVSNDKGHYFQVKGSAAAFLWIVSELQKGTSLSRHNNSLEGSLKVDISALQYWLSTSPKILWPVVGIVGGLFGLMAVGILVLNQLSQPNNDNRVAQQLTQQLEQTIRNDPNDTESKLTLVNQYLNQEKVDQAIDLLKTIVEQEPDNLERKLQLANLYEITGNIQQAESVYDRILAENSSYFNALFGKALIRHKQGDRTTAKTLLQEAEKNAPSDDLRSKTKAALKQLNLE, from the coding sequence ATGAATTTTTTATCATCCTCCTCTGAATATCCTCATTTTAATCTTCTGAGTATTGGCCAGCGTGGTGTAGGAAAAACCGTATTTTTAGCTGGTAGCTACGCAGAAATGAATCAAGTTTCTGCTGATGAAAATCACCAAAAAATTTGGTTTGAATGTGAGAACGAAGAGGATAAAAAAACCCTCAATTCTATTTTAGACTATGTGAAACGAACTGGCGAATATCCGCCACCAACGTTAAAAATGACCAATTTTGATTTTATTTTAAAACAAAAAAATCATAAAAAAGCAAAAACACTATGTGATTTTAGTTGGTCTGATATTCCAGGAGAATATTGTGATTTTAATCACCCTGATTTTCAAGACCTGGTGCTTTCTTCTCATAGTTGTTGTGTCTTTATTAATGGGGAAAAATTGGTCAAAGATCCTACCTATATCGATGAATTAGAAGGATTAGTTAAACAAGTAATGGCCATTGCTATTTTAATCGATCAAAAAGCCATAGATTATAGATTTGCTTTGATTATTACTCAATGCGATCGCTTGGCTTCAGGGTCTATGACACGTTTACAAATTGAAGAGAATTTACAATTTTTGACCACCCGTCTAGAAGCAGCAGATGCAAACTATCAACGGTTTTATTCAGGAATTCCTATCGTTTCTAACGATAAAGGACATTATTTTCAAGTGAAAGGTTCAGCCGCAGCTTTTCTTTGGATTGTCTCAGAATTACAAAAAGGAACCTCGTTATCCCGTCATAATAACTCCTTAGAAGGGTCGTTAAAAGTTGATATTTCTGCGTTACAATATTGGCTATCTACTTCGCCAAAAATCCTCTGGCCAGTAGTGGGAATTGTGGGTGGTTTATTTGGCTTAATGGCGGTGGGAATATTGGTACTCAATCAATTGTCACAACCAAACAATGATAATCGAGTAGCCCAACAATTGACTCAACAACTAGAACAAACCATACGCAACGATCCCAATGACACCGAAAGCAAATTAACGTTAGTGAATCAGTATCTTAATCAAGAAAAAGTCGACCAAGCCATTGATCTTCTTAAGACAATTGTTGAGCAGGAACCTGATAATTTAGAACGGAAACTTCAGTTAGCTAATTTGTATGAAATCACAGGAAATATACAGCAAGCAGAATCCGTCTACGATAGAATTTTAGCAGAAAATTCTAGTTATTTTAATGCCCTATTTGGTAAAGCTTTAATCCGTCATAAACAAGGCGATCGCACCACAGCTAAAACCTTATTACAAGAAGCTGAAAAAAATGCACCTTCAGACGATTTAAGAAGCAAAACGAAGGCAGCTTTAAAACAACTGAATCTAGAATAA
- a CDS encoding pentapeptide repeat-containing protein: MSSKPTLSSILNSSPRSYSSPADNSSCPYVGLKSFENSDRHYFFGRETLSQQLFNNLQAHNFLALVGPLGVGKSSLVQAGVLPYFSSSQEWEIKVIKPREHPLKSLAMTFLDSHLPTLQKAQQMADFQLCLEQGAEGFSHLLQRLSRPKLLLVIDNFEEIFTLSQNAQERWQFLTALLTALDQHPHQLKIITIINEEFISYCLEQKPKKLGQKIKENCILISPLNDQERYDAIVLPAQQANLELESQLVEQLLQDTHHLKGGLALLQYTLWQVCRLRKNVRLTLASYVQLGEVKHVLDKQGTETFYQLNRRQRNTAKKLLLSLIHTREGIGHISNLVPQRKLENLHDFDYVLQKFKQVGFIQTEVGNDLTNQEIFLRLSHPIVIEHWRLLQEWLGQRQSIFRQHQNLEAFAQRWQISKRDKKYLLTSKKLKIAQALEKHQIGFSPLTQEYIQQSSKKQSRNILVYGILPLTLILVLGGLTYRHWQIQKAWQTLELAENNPYDIRRKDAIEKLNFWQINFEEVPLTSTYLKNINLPQANLSNMDFSGTNFENANLVKSDLTNSNFKNANLTNSRLIKSNLSQSNLELTNLTQGDLTEANLFQTNLTFAALNFANLSSANLSQSRLYFANLEDANLLKSKISRSNLSGANLAFSNLMFADLSNSNLASANLVEANLLSTNLTNSNLLGANLIEVKNLDPNNLKQACFWQYAIYKGKWNTQQQEWEIDEMANRQFIEKLIQDKASDPRIQPTCS; encoded by the coding sequence ATGTCTTCTAAACCAACATTATCTAGTATTTTAAACTCTAGTCCTCGTTCTTATTCTTCTCCTGCTGACAATTCATCTTGTCCTTATGTGGGTCTAAAATCCTTTGAAAATAGTGATCGTCATTATTTCTTTGGTCGAGAGACGTTAAGTCAACAACTCTTCAATAATCTTCAAGCGCATAATTTTTTAGCCCTTGTTGGGCCTTTGGGAGTTGGCAAATCATCGTTAGTACAAGCGGGCGTATTACCCTATTTCTCTTCTTCTCAGGAATGGGAGATTAAAGTCATAAAACCTAGGGAACACCCTCTAAAAAGTCTGGCCATGACTTTTCTGGATAGTCATTTGCCGACCTTACAAAAAGCTCAACAAATGGCAGATTTTCAACTTTGTTTAGAACAAGGTGCTGAGGGGTTTTCTCATTTACTACAGAGACTTTCTCGTCCTAAGTTACTCCTCGTTATTGATAATTTTGAAGAAATTTTTACTCTTAGTCAAAATGCTCAAGAAAGGTGGCAATTTTTAACTGCTTTACTCACTGCGTTAGATCAACATCCTCATCAATTGAAGATTATTACTATAATTAATGAGGAATTTATCAGTTATTGTCTTGAACAAAAACCCAAAAAACTAGGACAAAAAATTAAAGAAAATTGTATCCTTATTTCTCCTTTAAACGATCAAGAACGCTATGATGCTATCGTTTTACCAGCGCAACAAGCCAATTTAGAATTAGAATCTCAATTAGTTGAACAGTTACTGCAAGATACTCATCATTTAAAAGGAGGTCTTGCTTTACTTCAATATACCCTTTGGCAAGTTTGTCGCCTACGCAAAAATGTTAGATTAACTTTAGCTAGTTATGTACAGTTAGGAGAAGTTAAACACGTTTTAGATAAACAAGGGACTGAAACTTTTTATCAATTAAATAGAAGACAGCGAAACACAGCTAAAAAACTATTGTTAAGTCTGATTCATACCCGTGAAGGCATAGGGCATATTAGTAATTTAGTTCCACAAAGAAAATTAGAAAATTTACATGATTTCGACTATGTTTTGCAAAAGTTCAAGCAAGTAGGTTTTATTCAAACTGAAGTAGGCAATGACCTAACTAACCAAGAAATTTTTTTGCGACTTTCTCACCCTATTGTGATCGAACATTGGAGGTTATTACAAGAGTGGTTAGGGCAACGTCAATCTATTTTTAGACAACACCAAAATCTTGAAGCGTTTGCTCAAAGATGGCAAATTTCTAAGAGAGATAAGAAGTATTTATTGACAAGTAAAAAACTAAAAATTGCCCAAGCTTTAGAAAAACACCAAATAGGGTTTTCACCCTTAACGCAAGAATATATCCAGCAAAGTTCTAAAAAACAATCACGAAATATCCTTGTATATGGAATTTTACCCCTGACCCTTATTCTTGTTTTGGGTGGGTTGACTTATCGACATTGGCAAATTCAAAAAGCATGGCAAACCCTTGAACTGGCAGAAAATAATCCCTATGATATTCGTCGTAAAGATGCTATCGAAAAACTCAATTTTTGGCAGATTAATTTTGAGGAAGTTCCTTTAACTTCTACTTATCTTAAAAATATTAATCTTCCGCAAGCTAATCTCAGCAATATGGATTTTTCTGGCACTAACTTTGAAAATGCCAATTTAGTGAAATCTGATCTGACCAATAGTAATTTCAAGAATGCTAACTTAACGAATAGTCGTCTAATTAAGTCCAATTTATCCCAAAGTAATTTAGAGTTAACTAATTTAACTCAAGGGGATTTAACGGAGGCGAATTTATTTCAAACTAACCTGACATTTGCTGCTTTAAATTTTGCTAATTTATCATCGGCTAATTTATCACAGTCTCGTCTCTATTTTGCTAACCTAGAAGATGCAAACCTCTTGAAAAGTAAGATCAGTCGTAGTAATCTTTCCGGTGCTAATTTAGCTTTTAGTAATCTCATGTTTGCTGATCTTTCTAATTCTAATTTAGCCTCTGCTAATTTAGTAGAGGCTAATCTTTTATCAACTAATTTAACGAATAGTAATCTTTTAGGTGCTAATTTAATTGAGGTTAAAAACCTTGATCCAAATAACTTAAAGCAAGCTTGTTTTTGGCAGTATGCTATCTATAAAGGAAAATGGAATACTCAGCAACAAGAATGGGAAATTGATGAAATGGCAAATCGACAATTTATTGAAAAATTAATCCAGGATAAGGCCTCCGATCCAAGAATCCAACCTACCTGTTCATAA
- a CDS encoding GNAT family N-acetyltransferase — MFKQVKPQYSVSWIQKISEIPKQVWDELATPLKTPFLEWEWLNNIETSKSATPRTGWQPCHLTLWRDKQLIAVAPLYIKGHSYGEFVFDHQWADLSHRLGIPYYPKLLGMTPFTPAVGYRFLITPNENEAEITEIMVAAIDHFCDQNKLSGCHFLFVDPDWKPMIENCGFSSWLHHSYIWSNPNFNNFDDYLKQFNANQRRNIKRERKAVNKANLTMKVLTGDEIPHHLYPMIYRFYNNTCEKFYWGSKYLTRKFFEQLYPHYSHRVVLAAAYTDYDDHKPVGLSFCIRKDDNLYGRYWGSFEEYDCLHFEACYYQPIEWAIKEGIKMFDPGAGGRHKRRRGFPATPNYSLHRFYDQKMTQILRNYIPQINEMEQEEIDAINQDLPFSKREIQFKDL; from the coding sequence ATGTTTAAACAAGTCAAACCTCAATACTCTGTCAGTTGGATTCAAAAAATTTCTGAAATTCCTAAACAGGTTTGGGATGAACTTGCAACCCCCTTAAAAACCCCTTTTTTAGAGTGGGAATGGCTCAATAATATCGAAACCTCTAAAAGTGCTACACCACGCACAGGATGGCAACCTTGTCATTTAACACTATGGCGAGATAAACAGTTAATTGCTGTTGCACCTTTGTATATTAAAGGCCATAGTTATGGGGAATTTGTGTTTGATCATCAATGGGCTGATTTGTCCCATCGTTTGGGTATTCCCTATTATCCTAAGCTTTTGGGGATGACACCCTTTACCCCTGCTGTTGGGTATCGTTTTTTAATTACTCCTAATGAAAATGAAGCAGAAATCACAGAAATTATGGTAGCAGCCATTGATCATTTTTGTGATCAAAATAAACTGTCAGGTTGTCATTTTTTGTTTGTTGATCCTGACTGGAAACCCATGATAGAAAATTGTGGTTTTAGTAGTTGGTTACATCATAGTTATATTTGGTCTAATCCCAATTTTAATAATTTTGATGACTACTTGAAACAGTTTAATGCTAATCAAAGACGCAATATTAAACGAGAAAGAAAAGCAGTCAATAAGGCTAATTTGACAATGAAGGTGTTAACAGGAGATGAGATTCCTCATCATTTGTATCCGATGATTTATCGTTTTTATAATAACACTTGTGAAAAGTTTTATTGGGGAAGTAAATATTTAACCCGCAAATTTTTTGAGCAACTTTATCCTCATTATTCCCATCGGGTTGTCTTAGCTGCCGCTTACACAGACTATGACGATCATAAACCTGTAGGACTGTCTTTTTGTATTAGAAAAGACGATAACTTATATGGTCGTTATTGGGGATCTTTTGAAGAATATGATTGTCTTCATTTTGAAGCTTGTTACTATCAACCCATAGAATGGGCTATCAAAGAAGGAATTAAAATGTTTGATCCAGGTGCCGGAGGAAGACACAAAAGAAGACGAGGTTTTCCTGCAACACCTAATTATAGTTTACACCGATTTTATGACCAGAAAATGACCCAAATCCTTCGTAATTATATTCCACAAATTAATGAGATGGAACAAGAAGAAATTGATGCCATTAATCAGGATTTACCCTTCAGTAAACGGGAAATACAATTTAAAGATTTGTAA
- a CDS encoding RibD family protein — protein MENRPKTAVILAMTADGKIADFQRNAARFGSNIDQNHLEKQISLVDGVLLGARTLRAFGTTVIVKDAELLANRKQNNKPSQPINIVVSASGKIADNLRFFSQPVPHWLMTTQEGTKEQTSKFEKVLTFPEIEAGKINLVEALKRLKELGLSHLAIIGGGELVANCLEQNLIDELWLTVCPYLLGGKTAPTPVEGMGFLSSHAQKLELLSLEQKEQEIFLHYKVLSV, from the coding sequence ATGGAAAATAGACCAAAAACAGCAGTCATTTTAGCCATGACTGCTGATGGAAAAATTGCTGATTTTCAACGTAATGCAGCTAGATTTGGCTCGAATATTGATCAAAATCATTTAGAAAAACAAATTTCTTTAGTCGATGGTGTCTTATTGGGTGCAAGAACGTTAAGAGCTTTTGGAACGACAGTAATAGTAAAAGATGCTGAATTATTAGCCAATCGAAAACAGAATAATAAACCCAGTCAACCCATTAATATTGTTGTCTCAGCTTCGGGGAAAATTGCCGATAATTTACGCTTTTTTTCTCAACCCGTCCCCCATTGGTTAATGACTACACAAGAAGGGACAAAAGAGCAAACTTCAAAATTTGAAAAAGTCTTGACCTTTCCTGAAATAGAAGCAGGAAAAATCAACTTAGTTGAAGCATTGAAAAGGTTAAAAGAACTAGGATTAAGTCATCTGGCAATTATAGGGGGTGGGGAACTGGTAGCCAATTGTTTAGAGCAGAACTTAATCGATGAATTATGGTTAACTGTTTGTCCCTATCTCTTAGGAGGAAAAACAGCCCCAACTCCAGTAGAAGGGATGGGTTTTCTCTCTTCCCATGCTCAAAAATTAGAATTATTAAGCTTAGAACAAAAAGAACAAGAAATCTTTTTACACTATAAGGTCTTATCTGTTTAA
- a CDS encoding HAD family hydrolase, protein MQNTEQPKILALDFDGVICNGLKEYFQTTIRTYQQIWLDKNQDNLEVWANSFYQLRPVIETGWEMPILLRALVLKYDQKNLESNWHQICSEIVEKENLNKQQVMSELDEVRDHWIKTDLDNWLALHEFYPGVLEKLGQLLESSTLLYIVTTKEGRFVKQLLKQQNLSFPEEHIFGKEVKQPKYETLRQILKKNQEATSNLWFIEDLFKTLKSVQNQSDLSEVKLFLADWGYNTSKTHQIVKEDNTISLLCLEKFSQDFPQWIKT, encoded by the coding sequence ATGCAGAATACTGAGCAACCTAAAATTTTAGCCCTTGATTTTGATGGTGTCATTTGTAACGGTTTAAAGGAATATTTTCAAACAACTATCAGAACTTATCAACAAATATGGTTAGATAAGAATCAAGATAATTTAGAGGTTTGGGCTAATTCTTTTTATCAATTACGTCCCGTCATTGAAACCGGATGGGAAATGCCTATTTTATTAAGAGCATTAGTATTAAAATATGATCAAAAAAATCTTGAAAGCAACTGGCATCAGATTTGTTCTGAAATTGTTGAAAAAGAAAACTTAAATAAACAACAAGTCATGTCAGAATTGGATGAAGTAAGGGATCATTGGATCAAAACAGACTTAGATAACTGGTTAGCATTACATGAATTTTATCCAGGTGTATTAGAAAAGCTAGGTCAACTGTTAGAATCTTCTACCCTTTTATATATTGTCACAACTAAAGAAGGTAGATTTGTTAAACAACTTTTAAAACAGCAAAATTTATCTTTTCCTGAAGAGCATATTTTTGGCAAGGAAGTTAAACAACCAAAGTACGAAACTTTAAGGCAAATTCTTAAAAAGAATCAAGAAGCTACTAGCAATTTATGGTTTATTGAAGACTTATTTAAAACCTTAAAAAGTGTACAAAATCAATCAGATTTAAGTGAAGTTAAATTATTTTTAGCTGACTGGGGTTACAATACCTCAAAAACTCATCAAATAGTTAAGGAAGATAATACTATTTCTTTGCTTTGTTTAGAGAAATTTTCTCAAGATTTTCCTCAGTGGATTAAGACTTAG
- a CDS encoding universal stress protein, which produces MSLFIGDRILVPLDFSQDSFNALDETLNYIKDPNKITVIHVLLPLESVDPGVIWSTLDDDTRQRNIKNTFYERYPKSLVDNLNLVVKIGNPSLEIVDYAKNNNIDLIVIASHGRTGLNRFLLGSVTEKVVRLAQCPVLVWRDYHQDIESP; this is translated from the coding sequence ATGAGTTTATTTATTGGCGATCGCATTTTAGTTCCCCTTGATTTTTCTCAAGATTCTTTTAATGCCCTTGATGAAACGTTAAACTATATCAAAGATCCAAATAAAATAACGGTTATTCATGTTTTATTACCATTAGAATCCGTTGATCCTGGGGTCATTTGGTCGACATTAGATGATGATACTCGTCAGCGTAATATTAAGAATACTTTTTATGAACGTTATCCTAAATCTTTAGTTGATAACTTAAACTTAGTCGTTAAAATAGGCAATCCTAGCTTAGAAATTGTGGATTATGCTAAAAACAATAACATTGATCTCATTGTCATTGCTTCTCATGGACGTACGGGGTTAAATCGTTTTTTGTTGGGTTCAGTGACGGAAAAAGTAGTCCGTTTAGCTCAATGTCCTGTGTTAGTTTGGCGTGATTATCATCAGGATATAGAGAGTCCTTAA
- the dusA gene encoding tRNA dihydrouridine(20/20a) synthase DusA, producing MNDNQTNLMNPLSVAPMMDYTDRHFRYFMRQITRHTLLYTEMIVSAAIINGDRPKLLDFSPEEKPLSLQIGGDNPQELAECAIIGEDWGYDEVNLNVGCPSDRVQSGHFGACLMANPELVAQCVEKMQQGVTIPVTVKHRIGIDHQDSYEDMARFVKIVSEAGCQRFTVHARKAWLQGLSPKENRNIPPLRYQEVYRLKQEFPQLFIEINGGITNLEQVRNHLKLVDAVMIGRSAYDNPYLLATVDRDIYRDKVTQLTRHQIIEKMLPYIDDWVSRGHKLHKISRHLLAIFSGIPGTKAWKRHISENAHLPGADSQVIVQGLKKVPREGVLPVTSDQ from the coding sequence ATGAATGACAATCAAACTAACTTAATGAACCCTTTAAGTGTAGCACCGATGATGGATTATACCGATCGCCATTTTCGTTACTTTATGCGACAAATAACCCGTCACACCTTACTCTATACAGAAATGATTGTCAGCGCAGCCATTATAAACGGCGATCGCCCGAAACTATTAGACTTTTCCCCAGAAGAAAAACCCCTATCCTTACAGATAGGAGGAGACAACCCCCAAGAATTAGCCGAATGTGCCATCATTGGCGAAGATTGGGGTTATGATGAAGTTAATTTGAATGTTGGCTGTCCCAGCGATCGTGTTCAAAGTGGACATTTTGGGGCTTGTTTAATGGCTAACCCTGAGTTAGTGGCCCAATGTGTTGAGAAAATGCAACAAGGGGTTACTATTCCCGTTACCGTTAAGCATCGAATTGGTATCGATCACCAAGATAGTTATGAAGACATGGCCCGGTTTGTCAAGATTGTTTCTGAGGCAGGATGTCAACGCTTTACCGTACACGCAAGAAAAGCTTGGTTACAAGGCTTAAGTCCCAAAGAAAACCGCAATATTCCCCCCTTACGATACCAAGAGGTTTATCGTCTTAAACAGGAATTTCCTCAGCTTTTTATTGAGATTAATGGAGGCATTACCAATCTTGAACAAGTGCGAAATCATTTAAAATTAGTGGATGCTGTCATGATTGGCCGCAGTGCTTACGATAATCCCTATTTACTCGCCACTGTTGATCGAGATATTTACCGAGACAAGGTAACGCAGTTGACTCGCCATCAAATCATCGAAAAAATGTTACCTTATATCGATGATTGGGTCAGTCGGGGTCATAAACTTCATAAAATTAGTCGGCATTTATTAGCCATTTTTTCCGGTATTCCAGGGACAAAAGCGTGGAAACGACATATTAGCGAAAATGCTCATTTACCTGGTGCAGATTCTCAAGTGATTGTTCAAGGGTTAAAAAAAGTTCCGAGAGAGGGAGTATTACCCGTTACCAGTGATCAGTAA
- a CDS encoding ABC transporter substrate-binding protein codes for MSQRKFIKILILFLCGLILFSAIGLVILWLQNTQRNNDFQTNTNSIFPRVANIEISQGQKVLIREESAETKLAAAQDMAAENYQMAMDKLTQSLQTYPNDPEALIYLNNAQIGNNKSYSIAVAAPIATNTNGAKEILRGVAQAQQEINQAGGIKGIPLKVVIANDHNSPEIAKKLAQELANDADILGVIGHWSSDVTLASAEIYQSEQLVVISPVSTSVELSSFGDYIFRTVPSDRFAGSALSRYMVNQLGRKKAAIFFNSQSNYSQSLKDEFTKSLFSDGGEIVGEFDLSQKNFDPNNDWQQAKNQGAEVLMLALTTDTIEEALAVIKINKKELFLLGGDDGYNTELLQRGAGNAVGMVLAIPWHISAHNNDPFVGVAKRLWGGEISWRTALAYDATLALINGLGETPNPTRQSLQATLSKPNFSFQGASGSVNFLPSGDRNQAVQLVRVKANNLAEFGYEFHIFPSLNSN; via the coding sequence ATGTCCCAAAGAAAATTTATCAAAATTTTGATTCTCTTCTTGTGTGGATTAATCCTATTTAGTGCCATAGGATTAGTTATATTATGGCTTCAAAATACCCAGAGAAATAACGATTTTCAAACTAACACTAACTCAATTTTTCCTAGGGTTGCAAACATTGAAATCAGTCAAGGTCAAAAGGTTTTAATCAGAGAAGAAAGTGCAGAAACTAAACTAGCTGCAGCCCAAGATATGGCAGCAGAGAACTATCAAATGGCTATGGATAAATTAACCCAATCTCTACAAACCTATCCCAATGATCCAGAAGCTTTAATTTATCTCAATAATGCACAAATTGGTAATAATAAATCCTATAGCATAGCTGTGGCTGCTCCTATTGCCACTAACACCAACGGAGCAAAAGAAATTCTTCGGGGAGTGGCTCAAGCACAACAAGAAATTAATCAAGCAGGAGGGATCAAAGGTATCCCTTTAAAAGTTGTGATTGCCAATGATCATAATAGTCCTGAAATCGCCAAAAAACTAGCTCAGGAACTGGCTAATGATGCCGATATTTTAGGGGTTATTGGCCATTGGAGTAGTGATGTTACTTTAGCCTCAGCCGAAATTTATCAATCAGAACAATTAGTGGTTATTTCTCCGGTGAGTACCTCAGTAGAATTATCATCTTTTGGTGATTATATCTTTAGAACTGTTCCGAGCGATCGCTTTGCCGGTAGTGCGCTTTCTCGTTATATGGTGAATCAATTAGGCAGAAAAAAAGCAGCAATTTTTTTCAATTCACAAAGTAATTATAGTCAATCTTTGAAAGATGAATTTACCAAAAGTTTATTTAGCGATGGTGGGGAAATTGTTGGAGAATTTGATTTATCTCAAAAGAATTTTGACCCCAATAATGATTGGCAACAAGCCAAAAATCAAGGGGCTGAAGTATTAATGTTAGCCTTAACTACCGATACTATAGAAGAGGCGTTAGCCGTGATTAAAATTAATAAGAAAGAATTATTTTTATTAGGGGGTGATGATGGCTATAATACAGAACTTTTACAACGAGGTGCAGGGAATGCTGTGGGCATGGTTTTAGCCATTCCTTGGCATATTTCAGCCCATAATAATGACCCTTTTGTTGGGGTTGCCAAAAGACTCTGGGGAGGGGAAATTAGCTGGCGTACTGCCCTAGCTTATGATGCTACCCTAGCCTTGATTAATGGGTTAGGGGAAACCCCAAACCCCACCCGTCAAAGTTTGCAAGCAACTTTATCCAAACCCAATTTTTCCTTTCAAGGAGCCTCCGGTTCTGTCAATTTTTTGCCTTCAGGCGATCGTAATCAAGCGGTTCAATTAGTAAGGGTTAAAGCAAATAATCTGGCTGAATTTGGTTATGAATTCCATATTTTTCCCTCTTTAAACAGCAATTAA